One segment of Panicum virgatum strain AP13 chromosome 1K, P.virgatum_v5, whole genome shotgun sequence DNA contains the following:
- the LOC120652594 gene encoding protein SAWADEE HOMEODOMAIN HOMOLOG 2-like codes for MGRPPSARSDWVLAAAPFRFLPDEVEQMEARLQPLRNPSPDRVAMEELARKFSASAERIGKVVIQPKQVRNWFCNRRYYSREGKAARAAQAAQGDLAARRVEAYRQQLAAGSSAAVPAGSSSGKISMEGSQIKYEAKSDRDGSWYDVDVISFRTSELGELEAIVQLSGFGAEEAGWVNARTCLRQRSVPFRATECELVRCWDFVLCYKESEQGGLYFDARVHGRKIHDSRECDCKFLVRYEHDQSEPDPLSNNPLLDSDSS; via the exons ATGGGTCGGCCACCAAGCGCAAGGAGCGACtgggtgctggcggcggcgccgttccgGTTCCTGCCGGACGAGGTGGAGCAGATGGAAGCGCGCCTGCAGCCACTCCGCAACCCTAGCCCCGACCGCGtcgccatggaggagctcgcgAGGAAGTTTAGCGCCTCCGCTGAACGCATCGGCAAGGTTGTTATCCAGCCGAAGCAG GTTCGTAACTGGTTCTGCAACCGGCGCTACTATTCGCGTGAGGGCAAGGCTGCCAGGGCAGCGCAGGCGGCACAGGGGGATTTGGCTGCCCGTAGGGTTGAGGCCTACCGTCAGCAGCTTGCTGCCGGTTCCTCGGCTGCTGTGCCCGCCGGTTCTTCCTCAG GGAAAATTTCTATGGAGGGAAGTCAGATCAAATATGAAGCCAAGTCAGATAGAGACGGCTCATG GTATGATGTTGATGTCATTTCTTTTAGGACGTCTGAATTAGGTGAACTG GAAGCAATAGTCCAATTATCTGGATTTGGAGCAGAAGAAGCTGGATGGGTCAACGCTCGTACTTGTTTGCGTCAACGTTCTGTTCCATTCAGGGCCACAGAATGTGAACTTGTGCGCTGTTGGGACTTTGTTCTTTGTTATAAG GAAAGTGAACAGGGCGGTCTTTATTTTGATGCTCGTGTGCATGGTAGGAAAATACATGATTCGAGGGAATGTGATTGCAAATTCCTTGTTCGCTATGAGCATGATCAATCTGAG CCTGATCCATTGTCTAACAACCCGTTACTTGACAGTGATTCAAGCTAG